One Vicinamibacterales bacterium DNA window includes the following coding sequences:
- the efp gene encoding elongation factor P yields the protein MAALIEAIDIRRKMYFEMDDTPYHCLDVEVSTPTARGGQTLVRLKMRNLKTRAVFDKTFRAGDKFKEPDLTMAPASYLYSDGNGSHFMDQESYETLTLSADMLSDARDFLVDGLIVQVMLFNGDVIGLQMPPAVELTVTYTEPGARGDTAAGNVNKAATLETGIEIRVPLFIKEGEKVRVNTETREFMGRA from the coding sequence ATGGCCGCACTGATCGAGGCAATCGACATCCGGCGCAAGATGTACTTCGAGATGGACGACACGCCCTACCACTGCCTGGACGTCGAGGTGTCGACGCCGACGGCACGCGGAGGGCAGACGCTCGTCCGCCTGAAGATGCGCAATCTGAAGACGCGTGCTGTCTTCGACAAGACCTTCAGGGCCGGTGACAAGTTCAAGGAACCCGACCTGACGATGGCGCCCGCGAGCTATCTCTACAGCGACGGGAACGGCTCACACTTCATGGATCAGGAGAGCTACGAGACGTTGACGTTGAGCGCCGACATGCTCAGCGACGCGCGCGACTTTCTCGTCGACGGCCTGATCGTGCAGGTGATGCTCTTCAATGGGGACGTGATCGGCCTGCAGATGCCGCCAGCGGTCGAACTGACGGTGACCTACACCGAACCGGGCGCTCGTGGCGACACGGCCGCCGGCAACGTGAACAAGGCGGCGACGCTCGAAACGGGAATCGAGATCCGCGTCCCGCTGTTCATCAAAGAAGGCGAGAAGGTGCGGGTGAACACGGAAACCCGCGAGTTCATGGGCCGCGCCTGA